In Molothrus ater isolate BHLD 08-10-18 breed brown headed cowbird chromosome 22, BPBGC_Mater_1.1, whole genome shotgun sequence, the genomic window CACAAGATGCCTGCAGTCCGTTTTTCAAGGGAGAGGTGGGAATGTCAGTTTCAACCCACTTGAGTGACCATCTTCATCCAGCTCCACAAGAGTGACCATCAGACATCCAGCATTCACCAACAGCTGCCAGATGGATCTCTACAAGTTTGAGAACCAGGAAGAGCCAAGCAAGGTGTCTGATGAGATTTGGGTGTTTGGTGGCTATTGGACCTGTTTCCTGAGGAGTGAAGAAAGTTGTGGGGATGCTTGTGAAACTTGTAATTGAGACCACAGCAAGTGTGCCACTGGGAAGGAAAGACCCAGGCCAGttctgccctgcaggcagcctttcccagctAGAAAGTGGAGATGGAGGTGGTGTTGTCAGACTCTATCCCACTACCCTTCCTTGTCACCTCCAGGATCTCTTGCAGGGTCTCCTGGCTTATGCAGCCAAGTTCCTGCAGGATCCGGAAGAAGTCATTACGGAACTTGACCCCAATAAAAGCATAGAGGATGGGGTTGAGGCAGCAGTGTGTGAAGCCAATGGCCTCTGTCACCATGATGGCTGTGTCCAGTTGGTCTTCCAGGAGGCAGTTCTTGGTGAAGGCTTCTAGCTTGGTAAGTGTGTTCAGGAAGATGACAATGTGGTAtgggctccagcacaggaggaagATGCCTGTGACCAGGATGGCCACACGGACAGCTTTTTGCCTCTGCAGGCGCTGGGACTGACACAGTGCCCGGATGATGGCCATGTAGCAGTAACACATGACCAGCAGGGGCACAAAGAAGCCCACGGTGTGGTAGAGGAAGCGAGTTGCCAGCCATGCATTGTTTCCATCAATCCCAACTTCTGGAAAATAGCAAATGCTGCGGTTGCTGTCATCTGTCCAGACTTCCATGAAGATGAGATCGGGTAAAGTCAGAAGCAATGAGCAGAGCCAGACAGCCGTGCAGGTGAGGTGGATGGAGCGAGCTCTGCGTTTGCGGTAGGTGTGGATCGCATAGACGATGGCCAGGTAACGGTCCACTGCGATGCACCCCAGCAGCATGCTACTGCAGTAGAAATTGATCTTGTGGACAGCACTGAGTATCTTACAGAGGAACCTCCCAAATACCCACCCAGCCAGGCTCTCCACCACACTGAATGGGAAGGTGAGCAACAGTGCTAGGTTGGCGAGGGTGAGGTGGAAAAGGAAGTTTTCTGTGGTGGTACGAGACCGCTTGAACCTCTCTAAAATGACCAGGACCAGAGCATTGCCCAGAGTCCCCAACACAAACATCAGCAGATAGATGAGGGGCATGAAGACCTTTCTGAAGGGGTCTCCCTGGTTGCCAACCACAGATGAGGCTGGGTTGAAGCAGAAGTAGCCCTCCAAAGAAGGGGTGGTGTTCTCAGCTTCATAGTAACCACTCAGCTCCACCTGGCTCTGGGGAACAGAGAGAGTCTTGTTAATGGAGGGGAGAGTTTCTCAACACAAGAACCCAGTCCCCCAGCTGCACCTGGCAGAACTAGAGCAGAGCACCCCCATGTCCTGCAGCCCACCTGCATCAGGAGGAGATGCTGTCTGCAGTGTGATGAGGCCCTTCTTGCATTGAAGGCTCCTCTACTGCCAAgaggtgcagcagcaggtggAGAGGGTTTTCTCCATCTGTGACAGTGAGGGCTGCTCAGTCTATAATCTTTAACTGGAGTATTTGGGGATGTTTTGGTGTCCAATCAGATGATCAGTTTCATCTTCTGGTTCTTGCCAAGTTAGCTGCTGGCGAATTTTGCTTTCTCACATAGAATGGAACCCTCCTCTACCAGCTTTCCTGATTTTTCCCACCCACTTCTTCTATGGACCactcctgtcctgcctgcctgctgtcAGGTATGAAGGTGGTAGGATTCACCACACAGCACATCTGTACCTCAAATTCTGTGCAGTGAACCTGTCCCCTTCTTCTCATCCTCAGAGGCCTGAGAGCTGCCTATGAAAGAGCAAGGTGAGGTggggtcagcagcagctgccctttGAGATCGCTTCCCATGCACTCAGAGGAAGGTGTGGGGCAGGTGTTCAACACAATGGGAGGAAAGCCTCTGAGGTGCTGTGGTGCCATAGCTACAGGAATAGATGATGGAGAGAGAGATCTGTTCTGTTGATAAAGCTTTCAGTTCTGAATTAATTGCAgtcagagcaggaaagggaagggaaaacacCACTCAGACCCCAGGCTGATATCCAGTAAGGGAAGTGCAAtagagctgctgcagatgtgACTTGCCCTTGGCTTGCTGTATCTTCTTGACCAGCCTGCATTCAGGCTGAAGCTGAGGGCAAGTCTTGAGTGCCAGGAAGCTGGAATTCTGCTCAGGATGAGCTCCCTGGATGGTGGTCATGCTTCAGCTGGCCTTGCACAAAAGAGAGCAGTGGAGGAGGCTTGTGGCAATATGAATATTAGTGACAACTGggaagagctcagcagcagtCACCCTGAGGTCCCCCACCCACACCCTCTCTGGAGACCTATGCTGAGACTTCAGTGTTGACCACAGCGGAAGTCTCTGCTAATGCTTTCATACCTTTCACTGCCATCTGCAGCAGTTTgcacctgctgctccttccctcatCAGCCAAAGTTCCTGTCTAAAAATACCAGCCCTGCTTTGCACAGTTTTAGACctgattttgggggtttttgctCACCCAAGGGGCTACAAAGCAAAATTACTGTGACCAGCCTGGAGTTATACCTAGCTAAGGAAGGGTGATTTATGTTTCTTCTCTCTCAGGCAGCTTTCCCTGGGTAATGCACTGGGTGCCTCTGCACATGACTCTGGGGGCTTATCTAAACTCCTCTGCTACTGAAACCACCTGCATGGTTCCAGGAGGAGCCTGGGCATGCTGATGGGGCATAAGTCTATGGGGCATTACCAGACTTGTAGAGCAgacagcaggcacaggcagtCTCCAAGCAGTGGATGGTAGGAGGGTCCACTTCCCAGGAGCACTCCAGTTTCCCAAGGGAATGAGTCCTTGGGAAAATTGTGGAATAACCCTGCCCAGCTCTTGCTAATCTAACTGTAGGGCTGCAAGCCTTTGGTGAGAAGCATTTTGTATTACtaaagaacttttatttttctgatttaggGTATGATTTTGGGCCTTAAGAAATCCCTCCCAGTTATTTTCCTACCCAGCTGAAAGTATTTCCTGCCTATTCTGTACCTGGACCTTTCAAAAGGAGTTAACAACACACACAGAAATCTGTGATGTGTTCGCCAAGGCCAGATCCTTGAACTTCTCtgataaaaagcaaaacaacctAAAAACCTTTGCAATTTTGTATAGTGACcaaaccaggctgctcaggcagTGCAGGTGACCGTGCTGAAAACCCCAAAGAGATTGTATGTTGGAATGGGAAATTTCACTGGGGATAGGTTGGACTTTGAAGGGAAAAAGCtttgaagggaaaaatgaaattatggaAAATAGCAGGGTTTGCTGGCTGGAGTGTCAGTCCTCCCTTGGAGCCATGCCAGCACCATCGATGGCAGTGGATGGGCAGCTTGGCTGGTGCTCAGTGGCTTTGGCTGCTGACCAGTTTCCAGCATCACGTGGTATTTGGAGCCGGAAGTGCAGAGGCTGAGTGCCACTATCAGACACCATCTGATTGCTGATGGGGAGCAGGTAGGGAGGGCTCTTACTGTAAACCACTCGTTGTGGGTAGGGGAAGCGTATGTGGAGCTGTGTTTGAATCGTCCTTGCCTGCacctctgagcagagcagcacagagagataGGAGTGGACAGAGATTAGTTGAAGACAAATAAAAGAGGATGAAAAATCAGAGTCTGGGCTGAGACAGGAAGGGCAGGgaccagagctgcaggagatgcaCTGAATATGACAAGgtgaggcttctgggaattcTGCTGCAATTCTAGGACTGGAAGTGGGTGGCTGCCTGATCAGGGATGGGATAAGTCAACAGTGAGCATGCAGAGGGACCTTTGTACAGGTCTTCTGCATGAAGGGTAGGGCTTGCTCTTCCCTGGTGTgtaggaaaaaaggaggaacaGAAAATTTGGTAACAATTGAATccaacatttctctttttggAATAACTAATCCCAAGgtctgctgcagggagccactgtagtaaaaaaataaattctgagatGCAATATTTGAAAACCAGGGTAATGATAATGCTGCTGTGTCCTTGCCATTGGATAGCACAGCATACTCTATAAGGTGCAGCTGCTCTTTTTCACTTGTAAAGGCTGGGAAGAGAACTATGAGGTAGAATACCTAGTGTCATCACTCCCTGTTAGAAGTAGTACTTGCAGTTTATCTTCCACTCTTTAAAAGTCCTCTCTTGTAAATACACTGCATGTTCCCCTTTCAGCAGAGTGTATGTGGAGCCTGTACGTATGTGGAGCCATATGTATGGAAGCTGGTATGTGGAGCAAGCAAGCAGGGTGGTCATACCAAGGGTTTTCACACACGGAGAGAGAAGAACAGAGGGTTTGCTTGAGTATTCCAGTTGTCAAAGGAGACCAGATCAGGAGTACAGGGCTTTGCACACTGTGTACACAGTCATTTGTACCAACTGAAGCCTGGTGCAAAAGGTGCCTGGCTCAGAATAAGTGTTTTATGCCCACATTGGGCTAATGGCTGTGcagacagcagggcagcaggaagcagaagctgggagaggctggcagcacaggatAGGACTGCTGGAGCCTCACTCTCCAGGTGAGTCACCTAGCCCTTTGCAGAGCCTCTGGTCTGTGTCCTCATGCAAGGACAGTACTTGGGCTTAGTGCTTGCCAGTACAGGTCCTGGTAGCTTTCCCCAACAGAATACCCAGCATCCCTGGATCCCAGTGGCTGTAGCCACACAACGCCAGCTCTCTGCAAGCAACAGCAGAGAGGGATGTTAAGGGATGCAAGGACTGATTACGCTGGCATAAGAAACGGCTcaagctctgcctctgccaacAGGAGGGTTAGAAGATGGATGGCCAGAAACCTGGCCTTTCAGCCCACCCCAGCTCTAACTGCCATCCCTGTTATCAAAGCAAAGCCAGGCCCAACTCACCAAGTCATAGGTCTCTGAGGAGTAGCTGACAGGCCCCATGGTTTGAGGGGCACGATCCGTCTCTCCTCCAGAAATTGCGACAAAGTTCTTTTCTGGGGTGGAGTTAATCATTTAAGTGAGCGGGGAGAAGCACTGAATGTAACAATAGAGTATTTGCAAGGCAAATGAGCTCCAGGCACCTGATTGATGTAAAGATTAACATCTAGCTTTATCATCTTTTTACTAGTGCTGTAAGTTGACTTTTAAAGTACAGTTTTAAGAGTCCATATTCCTTTGGTCTATACCACAGAAGATCCAGAACATCTTAGGTCTTCCCTGGAAACCTTCTTGCCCACAGCTGTCCTTGTTACAGGTGGTCCGAAAGGCTTTGAAAAGGTCTGTGCTAAGGACCATCCTTACCAGAAACCTCCTGGATCCAGGTActtctctggagctgtgcaggactTTGAAGCATGGGTATGGTCTGTATGATCATCACCATCTGCCTTGCGGTCCTCCTGGCTGCTTTAACCACATTGACTTGTAGTTGTCTTCTGCtccttcttctgctgcttcacCCCTCATCTGGGCTTGGGGAAGTGTGAGGTGGCTTGCACAGGAAAGCAAGGCCTTGGCAGCCACACTGCAAGTCTAGAGCAGGGCTAGCTGGGCAGCTTGACTTCACAAGAGTAACAAAGGAGAATCAGGATGGAAAATCAAGAT contains:
- the CXCR5 gene encoding C-X-C chemokine receptor type 5 — encoded protein: MGPVSYSSETYDLSQVELSGYYEAENTTPSLEGYFCFNPASSVVGNQGDPFRKVFMPLIYLLMFVLGTLGNALVLVILERFKRSRTTTENFLFHLTLANLALLLTFPFSVVESLAGWVFGRFLCKILSAVHKINFYCSSMLLGCIAVDRYLAIVYAIHTYRKRRARSIHLTCTAVWLCSLLLTLPDLIFMEVWTDDSNRSICYFPEVGIDGNNAWLATRFLYHTVGFFVPLLVMCYCYMAIIRALCQSQRLQRQKAVRVAILVTGIFLLCWSPYHIVIFLNTLTKLEAFTKNCLLEDQLDTAIMVTEAIGFTHCCLNPILYAFIGVKFRNDFFRILQELGCISQETLQEILEVTRKGSGIESDNTTSISTF